The Saliniradius amylolyticus DNA segment CACCGTCCGAGTTACAAAGGTTGTCTTAAATGGCAGTTTAGATGCCGCAAGAGCCAATGCTTCACGAGCCAACTCTTCTGGCACACCTTCCATTTCATACAGCACACGGCCTGGCTGAATCTGGCATACCCAGTACTCAACGTTACCCTTACCTTTACCTTGACGAACCTCAAGAGGCTTCTCAGTAATTGGCTTGTCGGGGAACACGCGGATCCAGATTTTACCCTGACGCTTAACGTGACGAGTCAGTGCACGACGGCCGGCTTCGATTTGACGCGCGGTCATACGACCACGGCCAACCGCTTTCAAACCATAAGTGCCGAAGCTCACCTTGCCGCCGGCGATGGCCATACCACGGTTACGCCCTTTATGCTGCTTACGGAATTTCGTACGTTTTGGTTGTAACATCTTTTAGCCCCCTTGCTTCGCACTGCGGCCTTTCTTCTTAGGTGCCTGAGGCTGTTGCTCGTTTGCCGCTGGCAAACCGCCCAGGATTTCACCTTTGAAGATCCAGACTTTAACGCCGATGATACCGTAAGTGGTTTCAGCTGAAGAGGTCGCATAGTCGATGTCCGCACGGAAAGTGTGCAGTGGAACACGACCTTCGCGATACCATTCAGTACGGGCAATTTCTGCACCGCCCAAACGGCCGCTGACTTCTACTTTGATACCCTTGGCACCCAGACGCATAGCGTTTTGTACCGCACGCTTCATGGCGCGACGGAACATAACCCGACGCTCCAGCTGGCTGGCGATGTTGTCGCCAACAAGTTGCGCGTCCAGCTCAGGCTTACGTACTTCAGCGATGTTGATCTGTGCTGGCACGCCAGACAGTTTCGACACGTGCTTACGCAGCTTCTCGACGTCTTCACCTTTCTTACCGATAACCACGCCAGGACGAGCAGTGTGAATGGTCACACGCAGGCTCTTGGCAGGGCGCTCGATAACGATGCGCGATACCGAAGCGTTTTTCAGCTTCTTGGTCAGGAACTGACGTACCTGATGATCATTGTACAGGTTATCTGCATATTCTTTAGTATTAGCGTACCAGGTAGAGTTCCATGGTTTACTGATACCCAGGCGAATACCTGTAGGATGTACCTTCTGTCCCATTATCTACTCCTAGTTATCAGCCACAACCACAGTGATGTGACTGCTACGCTTGAAAATACGATCCGCACGACCTTTGGCACGGGGCTTAATGCGCTTCATGGTAGGACCTTCGTCAACGAAGATCTTAGCTACGGTCAGCTCATCGATATCTGCGCCCTCGTTGTGCTCAGCGTTGGCAATGGCGGACTCCAGCACCTTTTTGATCAGCTCAGCTGATTTTTTCGGGCTGTAAGTCAGAAGCTCAAGCGCTTTCTCAACGTGCATTCCGCGAATTTGGTCCGCTACCAAGCGTGCTTTTTGAGCCGAGGTGCGGGCAAAACGGTGTTTAGCTAATGCTTCCATTATCTACCCCTTATCTCTTGGCTTTCTTATCGGCGATGTGACCGCGATAAGTACGCGTTGGCGCAAATTCGCCCAATTTGTGGCCGACCATTTCGTCAGAAATCAAAACTGGAACGTGCTGGCGACCGTTATGGACTGCAATGGTCAACCCAATCATATTTGGGATGATCATAGAACGACGTGACCAGGTTTTAATTGGTTTACGATCGTTATTTTCCACCGCAGTCTCTACCTTCTTCAGCAAGTGCAGGTCAATAAATGGACCTTTCTTGAGAGAACGTGGCATGGTGAATCCTCGCTATTATTTATTACGACGGCGTACGATGAGCTTATCGGTACGCTTGTTAGAACGGGTTTTCTTACCCTTCGTTGGCTGACCCCAAGGCGATACAGGATGACGGCCACCAGAGGTACGACCTTCACCACCACCGTGTGGGTGATCAATTGGGTTCATGGCAACACCACGTACGGTAGGACGTTTGCCCTGCCAACGGGTGGCACCCGCTTTACCCAATGAGCGCAGCATGTGCTCAGAGTTACCAACTTCGCCTACTGTGGCGCGGCCTTCGGCCAATACTTTACGAACTTCGCCAGAACGTAGACGCAGCGTTACATACGCGCCGTCACGAGCCAGAATCTGTGCGTAAGCACCCGCACTACGTGCGATTTGCGCGCCTTTACCAGGCTTCATTTCGATGGCGTGTACCGTAGTACCCACCGGAATGTTATTCAATGGCAACGCGTTACCCGCTTTAATGGGCGCGTTAGAGCCGGATACGATCTTGTCACCCGCTTTCAGGCCTTTCGGGGCCAGAATGTAGCGACGCTCACCGTCGGCGTAAAGTACCAGAGCGATATTAGAAGAACGGTTTGGATCATATTCCAGACGCTCAACTGTCGCAGGTACACCATCTTTATTACGTTTGAAGTCGATGATGCGGTAGTGATGCTTGTGACCACCGCCAATGTGACGGGTTGTAATCCGACCATTGTTGTTACGACCACCAGACTTGCTTTTCTTTTCCAACAAAGGAGCGTAAGGCGCGCCTTTGTGCAACTCTGGGTTAACCACTTTGATGACGTGGCGACGACCCGGAGAAGTTGGATTAGCTTTCATTAATGCCATGTCTAAACCCTCCTATTATTCACCGCCACCGACAAAGTCGATGTCTTGGCCTTCTTTCAGTACTACGTAGGCTTTTTTCCAGTCA contains these protein-coding regions:
- the rpsS gene encoding 30S ribosomal protein S19, with protein sequence MPRSLKKGPFIDLHLLKKVETAVENNDRKPIKTWSRRSMIIPNMIGLTIAVHNGRQHVPVLISDEMVGHKLGEFAPTRTYRGHIADKKAKR
- the rplV gene encoding 50S ribosomal protein L22, translating into MEALAKHRFARTSAQKARLVADQIRGMHVEKALELLTYSPKKSAELIKKVLESAIANAEHNEGADIDELTVAKIFVDEGPTMKRIKPRAKGRADRIFKRSSHITVVVADN
- the rpsC gene encoding 30S ribosomal protein S3; translated protein: MGQKVHPTGIRLGISKPWNSTWYANTKEYADNLYNDHQVRQFLTKKLKNASVSRIVIERPAKSLRVTIHTARPGVVIGKKGEDVEKLRKHVSKLSGVPAQINIAEVRKPELDAQLVGDNIASQLERRVMFRRAMKRAVQNAMRLGAKGIKVEVSGRLGGAEIARTEWYREGRVPLHTFRADIDYATSSAETTYGIIGVKVWIFKGEILGGLPAANEQQPQAPKKKGRSAKQGG
- the rplB gene encoding 50S ribosomal protein L2 — encoded protein: MALMKANPTSPGRRHVIKVVNPELHKGAPYAPLLEKKSKSGGRNNNGRITTRHIGGGHKHHYRIIDFKRNKDGVPATVERLEYDPNRSSNIALVLYADGERRYILAPKGLKAGDKIVSGSNAPIKAGNALPLNNIPVGTTVHAIEMKPGKGAQIARSAGAYAQILARDGAYVTLRLRSGEVRKVLAEGRATVGEVGNSEHMLRSLGKAGATRWQGKRPTVRGVAMNPIDHPHGGGEGRTSGGRHPVSPWGQPTKGKKTRSNKRTDKLIVRRRNK
- the rplP gene encoding 50S ribosomal protein L16, with amino-acid sequence MLQPKRTKFRKQHKGRNRGMAIAGGKVSFGTYGLKAVGRGRMTARQIEAGRRALTRHVKRQGKIWIRVFPDKPITEKPLEVRQGKGKGNVEYWVCQIQPGRVLYEMEGVPEELAREALALAASKLPFKTTFVTRTVM